Proteins encoded by one window of Antechinus flavipes isolate AdamAnt ecotype Samford, QLD, Australia chromosome 4, AdamAnt_v2, whole genome shotgun sequence:
- the PRICKLE4 gene encoding prickle-like protein 4 isoform X2 — MLVEFTEVCSQNHQEDKSTSRDQETSVCLLDSESYCTLEEEGTYPLPSQVPAHHDLESFHVESDNSPNWLRIRTLLQQLPPQDSDCGTNLKPGEPGVFAARAGEKSCWHPDCFTCQACSQALLDLIYFYHKGHLYCGRHHAELLRPRCPACDQLIFSGRCTEAAGRHWHENHFCCLDCTRPLTSGQYALPGSGPCCPRCFEIRLHSDLDPSQSGGGEAFASQSNDPTIVSSTSCHENGMEQPRDSLEKDEISQSFLNSAGILEEGHTGRRLSRSLRTPLPGEEGPCPTCSSSSDSEPDGFFLGQPLPQPGAGSLDAPGSLHLHAGGRAPGRQCRVC, encoded by the exons ATGCTGGTAGAGTTTACTGAAGTCTGCTCCCAAAACCACCAAGAGGATAAATCTACATCCAGGGATCAAGAGACATCAGTCTGCTTGTTAGACAGTGAATCCTACTGCACCCTGGAGGAAGAAGGAACTTATCCCCTACCTTCTCAG GTGCCTGCACACCATGACCTGGAGTCCTTCCATGTGGAATCTGACAACTCTCCCAATTGGCTTCGGATCCGGACCCTCCTGCAGCAGCTACCTCCACAAGACAGTGAT TGTGGTACAAATCTGAAACCAGGTGAGCCTGGGGTGTTTGCAGCTAGGGCAGGGGAGAAGAGTTGCTGGCATCCTGATTGTTTTACCTGTCAGGCCTGTAGCCAGGCCCTACTAGACCTGATCTATTTCTACCACAAGGGACACCTGTACTGTGGCAGGCACCATGCAGAGCTGCTCCGACCTCGCTGCCCTGCCTGTGACCAA CTCATCTTTTCTGGCCGGTGCACAGAGGCTGCAGGGAGGCACTGGCATGAAAATCATTTCTGCTGCTTAGACTGTACAAGACCCCTTACCTCAGGGCAATATGCTCTGCCTGGTAGTGGTCCCTGTTGCCCCAGATGCTTTGAAATTCGTCTTCACTCTGATTTGGACCCCAGCCAGTCTGGAGGAGGAGAGGCCTTTG CCTCCCAGAGCAATGATCCTACCATTGTCTCCTCCACTTCCTGTCATGAAAACGGGATGGAGCAGCCTAGAGACAGCCTTGAGAAAGATGAGATTTCTCAGAGCTTCCTAAACAGCGCTGGGATCCTTGAGGAGGGCCACACAGGGAGAAGACTGAGTCGCTCTTTGAGGACCCCGCTTCCAGGAGAAGAAGGACCCTGCCCCACTTGTTCTTCCTCTTCAGACTCTGAACCTGATGGCTTTTTTCTTGGACAACCTCTACCCCAGCCAGGAGCTGGGAGCCTTGATGCTCCTGGCAGTCTTCACTTGCATGCTGGGGGCAGAGCCCCAGGGAGACAGTGTAGAGTCTGCTAG
- the TOMM6 gene encoding mitochondrial import receptor subunit TOM6 homolog — translation MAATGSSVPSPAVPCAGATGGGTGTPETVGEWLRSAYRFVTDRNDFRRNLIVNLGLFAAGVWLARNLSDIDLMAPQPGL, via the exons ATGGCTGCGACCGGGTCCTCGGTGCCGTCTCCGGCGGTGCCATGTGCGGGGGCCACTGGCGGAGGTACTGGAACCCCCGAGACCGTGGGGGAATGGCTGCGGAGCGCCTACCGCTTTGTCACCGACAGGAACGACTTCCGGAG GAATTTGATTGTTAATTTGGGACTTTTTGCTGCCGGTGTCTGGCTGGCTCGGAACCTGAGTGACATTGACTTGATGGCACCCCAGCCAGGCCTGTAG
- the PRICKLE4 gene encoding prickle-like protein 4 isoform X1, whose protein sequence is MLVEFTEVCSQNHQEDKSTSRDQETSVCLLDSESYCTLEEEGTYPLPSQVPAHHDLESFHVESDNSPNWLRIRTLLQQLPPQDSDERYCSMLGEEERFQLRLFSAHRRQQALGQGIIRMVPPRFEGHMCEKCGTNLKPGEPGVFAARAGEKSCWHPDCFTCQACSQALLDLIYFYHKGHLYCGRHHAELLRPRCPACDQLIFSGRCTEAAGRHWHENHFCCLDCTRPLTSGQYALPGSGPCCPRCFEIRLHSDLDPSQSGGGEAFASQSNDPTIVSSTSCHENGMEQPRDSLEKDEISQSFLNSAGILEEGHTGRRLSRSLRTPLPGEEGPCPTCSSSSDSEPDGFFLGQPLPQPGAGSLDAPGSLHLHAGGRAPGRQCRVC, encoded by the exons ATGCTGGTAGAGTTTACTGAAGTCTGCTCCCAAAACCACCAAGAGGATAAATCTACATCCAGGGATCAAGAGACATCAGTCTGCTTGTTAGACAGTGAATCCTACTGCACCCTGGAGGAAGAAGGAACTTATCCCCTACCTTCTCAG GTGCCTGCACACCATGACCTGGAGTCCTTCCATGTGGAATCTGACAACTCTCCCAATTGGCTTCGGATCCGGACCCTCCTGCAGCAGCTACCTCCACAAGACAGTGAT GAAAGGTACTGTTCAATGcttggggaagaagagagattcCAGCTTCGGCTGTTCAGTGCCCATCGGAGACAGCAGGCCCTGGGTCAGGGGATTATCCGAATGGTGCCCCCTAGGTTTGAAGGACACATGTGTGAGAAG TGTGGTACAAATCTGAAACCAGGTGAGCCTGGGGTGTTTGCAGCTAGGGCAGGGGAGAAGAGTTGCTGGCATCCTGATTGTTTTACCTGTCAGGCCTGTAGCCAGGCCCTACTAGACCTGATCTATTTCTACCACAAGGGACACCTGTACTGTGGCAGGCACCATGCAGAGCTGCTCCGACCTCGCTGCCCTGCCTGTGACCAA CTCATCTTTTCTGGCCGGTGCACAGAGGCTGCAGGGAGGCACTGGCATGAAAATCATTTCTGCTGCTTAGACTGTACAAGACCCCTTACCTCAGGGCAATATGCTCTGCCTGGTAGTGGTCCCTGTTGCCCCAGATGCTTTGAAATTCGTCTTCACTCTGATTTGGACCCCAGCCAGTCTGGAGGAGGAGAGGCCTTTG CCTCCCAGAGCAATGATCCTACCATTGTCTCCTCCACTTCCTGTCATGAAAACGGGATGGAGCAGCCTAGAGACAGCCTTGAGAAAGATGAGATTTCTCAGAGCTTCCTAAACAGCGCTGGGATCCTTGAGGAGGGCCACACAGGGAGAAGACTGAGTCGCTCTTTGAGGACCCCGCTTCCAGGAGAAGAAGGACCCTGCCCCACTTGTTCTTCCTCTTCAGACTCTGAACCTGATGGCTTTTTTCTTGGACAACCTCTACCCCAGCCAGGAGCTGGGAGCCTTGATGCTCCTGGCAGTCTTCACTTGCATGCTGGGGGCAGAGCCCCAGGGAGACAGTGTAGAGTCTGCTAG